In Microbacterium galbinum, a single window of DNA contains:
- a CDS encoding helix-turn-helix domain-containing protein: MLDTEVTRLSAPPSPEGTKMPEHDDAIASLLDAAHDPELVGPTGVSDALRALGASEADAALLAERVARIQRELSRLRRREHELTALFSSARELAELRDSDAVLARLVQRAREMMGVDLAYLSEFDPDTSELRVRETSGSVSASFQQLRVPPGRGLASVVVESRTAQWVADYTAYTEDRHDTGIDDAVSAEGLVSMLGVPMLSSDDVLGVLFVGNRETKEFSPDEVALLSALADHASVILQTTQTLRELQLSEDASRRTLESLTAHLVERDRANTVHQELVQAVLAGGGFGPVAETLASALGRAVAIIDAQENVIAAAGLPLAPGMLSLDEPVRDALAESRRNGHCVPVAGAGVRAVSALTAGNRHFGALLLGDGAFELGAVDFRTVERAAQVGALLELQQEAASGADHRVRSELIADLLDDVPERRSDVERRARRLGVDLATLDSLLLLAVPGDQQTAAARAVVRSLDDRALVGEYRGFVVAALASDRGPVDPERLRREVASAIQEAVTVVVPPPAKGPLPSAFLAARRTARLLAALELADLTARVEDFLPYSAVLDTDAQGLSAFLRDTIGAVRQYDAERNADLLGTLRAFVRNNASPTRTARALNFHTNTILQRLDRLDHVLGAGWRDDERMFRIGIAVRLDELRERLQGPAA, from the coding sequence ATGCTCGACACTGAAGTCACGCGCCTGTCGGCGCCGCCCTCCCCCGAAGGGACGAAGATGCCCGAGCACGACGACGCCATCGCCTCGCTCCTCGATGCGGCCCACGACCCCGAACTCGTCGGCCCCACCGGTGTCAGCGACGCCCTCCGCGCGCTCGGGGCCAGCGAAGCGGATGCCGCGCTCCTCGCCGAGCGCGTCGCCCGCATCCAGCGCGAGCTGTCGCGTCTGCGCCGCCGCGAGCACGAGCTCACCGCCCTCTTCTCCAGCGCTCGCGAGCTGGCCGAGCTGCGCGACAGCGACGCCGTGCTCGCCCGCCTCGTGCAGCGCGCCCGCGAGATGATGGGCGTCGACCTGGCCTACCTGTCGGAGTTCGATCCCGACACCTCCGAGCTGCGGGTGCGCGAGACCAGCGGTTCGGTGAGCGCCTCGTTCCAGCAGTTGCGCGTGCCCCCGGGTCGCGGCCTCGCGAGCGTCGTGGTCGAGTCGCGCACCGCTCAGTGGGTCGCCGACTACACCGCCTACACCGAGGACCGCCACGACACCGGCATCGACGACGCCGTCTCGGCCGAGGGCCTGGTGTCGATGCTCGGCGTGCCGATGCTCAGCAGCGACGACGTGCTCGGTGTGCTGTTCGTCGGCAACCGCGAGACGAAGGAGTTCTCCCCCGACGAGGTCGCGCTGCTGTCGGCGCTCGCCGACCACGCCTCGGTCATCCTGCAGACGACGCAGACGCTGCGCGAGCTGCAGCTGTCGGAGGATGCCAGCCGCCGCACCCTCGAGAGCCTCACCGCGCACCTCGTCGAGCGCGACCGCGCCAACACCGTGCATCAGGAGCTCGTGCAGGCGGTGCTCGCCGGCGGCGGGTTCGGCCCGGTGGCCGAGACCCTCGCCTCGGCCCTCGGCCGGGCGGTCGCGATCATCGATGCGCAGGAGAACGTGATCGCCGCCGCGGGGCTGCCGCTCGCCCCCGGGATGCTGTCGCTCGACGAGCCCGTGCGCGACGCCCTCGCCGAGAGCCGCCGCAACGGACACTGCGTACCGGTCGCGGGCGCGGGCGTGCGCGCCGTCTCGGCCCTCACCGCCGGCAACCGCCACTTCGGGGCGCTCCTGCTCGGCGACGGGGCCTTCGAACTCGGCGCCGTCGACTTCCGCACCGTCGAGCGTGCGGCCCAGGTCGGGGCGCTGCTCGAGCTGCAGCAGGAGGCGGCATCCGGAGCCGACCACCGCGTGCGCAGCGAACTGATCGCCGACCTGCTCGACGACGTGCCCGAGCGGCGCTCCGACGTCGAGCGGCGTGCGCGGCGCCTCGGCGTCGACCTCGCGACCCTCGACTCCCTGCTGCTGCTGGCGGTGCCGGGCGATCAGCAGACCGCCGCGGCGCGCGCCGTCGTGCGCTCGCTCGACGACCGTGCGCTGGTCGGCGAGTACCGCGGATTCGTGGTCGCCGCCCTCGCGAGCGACCGCGGCCCCGTCGATCCCGAGCGCCTGCGGAGGGAGGTCGCCTCCGCGATCCAGGAGGCGGTGACCGTCGTCGTACCGCCGCCCGCGAAGGGTCCGCTGCCCTCGGCGTTCCTCGCCGCCCGGCGCACCGCGCGCCTGCTCGCCGCGCTCGAGCTCGCCGATCTCACCGCGCGCGTCGAGGACTTCCTGCCCTACTCGGCCGTGCTCGACACCGATGCGCAGGGGCTGTCGGCGTTCCTGCGCGACACGATCGGGGCGGTGCGCCAGTACGACGCCGAACGCAACGCCGATCTGCTCGGCACGCTGCGGGCGTTCGTGCGCAACAACGCCAGCCCCACCCGCACGGCGCGCGCCCTCAACTTCCACACGAACACGATCCTGCAGCGCCTCGACCGCCTCGACCACGTGCTCGGTGCCGGATGGCGCGACGACGAGCGGATGTTCCGCATCGGCATCGCCGTGCGCCTCGACGAACTGCGCGAGCGCCTGCAGGGCCCCGCCGCATAG
- a CDS encoding CaiB/BaiF CoA transferase family protein gives MIDTTLPAPGALAGVTVIDLSRVLAGPYASQTLADLGATVIKVENPRDPDVSRGFPPYLTDGEEEFSAYYAQYNRGKLGVGLDLATPEGKEVLKDLVRGADVLVENFRPGTMEKLGVGYEVLREINPRLVYTAISGYGRTGSRSKRPAFDNTAQAAGGIWSMNGYAEHPPVRVGVTIGDLSATLFAVIGTLAALRHAEATGVGQVVDVAQVDSIVALTETAVVDYTVTGNVASPQGNAHAWVRPYELFDCADGQVFFGAYTDKLWNASCDLFGTPELKDDPEIDTMRKRFETDVYERRVKPIVAGWLASRTKQELEDLAGDVVPLTAVKTIGEVVDDPGTAERDMIVEADYGDLGVLRMFGQPIKLSETPATPARTANRFAEHADEVLARFAGYDAARIAELRAAGALP, from the coding sequence ATGATCGACACCACCCTCCCCGCCCCCGGCGCGCTCGCCGGAGTCACCGTGATCGACCTGTCGCGCGTGCTCGCCGGCCCCTACGCCTCGCAGACCCTCGCCGACCTCGGCGCGACGGTCATCAAGGTCGAGAACCCGCGCGACCCCGACGTGTCGCGCGGCTTCCCGCCGTACCTCACCGACGGCGAGGAGGAGTTCAGCGCGTACTACGCCCAGTACAACCGCGGAAAGCTCGGCGTCGGTCTCGACCTCGCGACCCCCGAGGGCAAGGAGGTGTTGAAGGACCTCGTGCGCGGCGCCGACGTGCTCGTCGAGAACTTCCGCCCCGGCACCATGGAGAAGCTCGGTGTGGGCTACGAGGTGCTGCGCGAGATCAACCCGCGCCTGGTCTACACCGCCATCTCCGGCTACGGCCGCACGGGGTCCCGCAGCAAGCGCCCCGCCTTCGACAACACGGCCCAGGCCGCGGGCGGCATCTGGTCGATGAACGGCTACGCCGAGCATCCGCCGGTGCGCGTCGGCGTCACGATCGGCGACCTCTCGGCGACCCTGTTCGCCGTGATCGGCACGCTCGCCGCGCTGCGTCACGCCGAGGCCACCGGCGTCGGCCAGGTCGTCGACGTCGCGCAGGTCGACAGCATCGTCGCCCTCACCGAAACCGCTGTGGTCGACTACACGGTCACGGGCAACGTCGCGTCGCCGCAGGGCAACGCGCACGCCTGGGTGCGGCCCTACGAGCTGTTCGACTGCGCCGACGGTCAGGTCTTCTTCGGCGCGTACACCGACAAGCTCTGGAACGCGAGCTGCGACCTGTTCGGCACCCCCGAGCTCAAGGACGACCCCGAGATCGACACCATGCGCAAGCGGTTCGAGACCGATGTGTACGAGCGCCGCGTCAAGCCGATCGTGGCGGGCTGGCTCGCCTCGCGCACCAAGCAGGAGCTCGAGGACCTCGCGGGCGACGTCGTGCCGCTCACCGCCGTGAAGACGATCGGCGAGGTGGTCGATGACCCCGGCACGGCCGAGCGCGACATGATCGTCGAGGCCGACTACGGCGACCTGGGCGTGCTGCGCATGTTCGGTCAGCCGATCAAACTGTCGGAGACGCCCGCGACCCCCGCCCGCACCGCCAACCGCTTCGCCGAGCACGCCGACGAGGTGCTGGCGCGGTTCGCCGGGTACGACGCCGCGCGCATCGCCGAGCTGCGTGCCGCCGGGGCACTGCCGTGA
- a CDS encoding FAS1-like dehydratase domain-containing protein yields the protein MSTPAPVVRTAPITTDTVEAYRGTFAAADPALAAGDLLPTAWEGVFFPFAVPLADLRPDGTPARDGVVPEIDLPRRMYAGETTEFLRPIRLGDEVVQTTSLGSVVDKTGSRGRLTFVDIVREYAVAGEVAVRSVWHDVFLEAADPDAPARAPRPDPSIAAEGEWVEELTPDARQLFRFSALTFNTHLIHYDRAWARNVEGLPDLLVHGPLTRILLMDAARRHTPERVPARLDVRAIAPVLVDRPLRLVGHTAPDGIRVTAVDADDVVLATADITWA from the coding sequence GTGAGCACCCCCGCGCCCGTCGTGCGCACCGCGCCCATCACCACCGACACCGTCGAGGCGTACCGCGGCACGTTCGCGGCAGCCGATCCGGCGCTCGCCGCGGGCGACCTGCTGCCCACCGCCTGGGAGGGCGTGTTCTTCCCGTTCGCGGTGCCGCTCGCCGACCTGCGCCCCGACGGCACCCCGGCGCGTGACGGCGTCGTGCCCGAGATCGATCTGCCCCGCCGCATGTACGCGGGCGAGACGACCGAGTTCCTGCGACCGATCCGCCTCGGCGACGAGGTCGTGCAGACCACGTCCCTGGGCTCGGTGGTCGACAAGACCGGTTCGCGCGGGCGTCTGACCTTCGTGGACATCGTGCGCGAGTATGCGGTCGCTGGCGAGGTGGCGGTGCGCAGCGTGTGGCACGACGTCTTCCTCGAGGCGGCGGATCCGGATGCCCCTGCCCGCGCCCCGCGCCCCGACCCGTCGATCGCGGCGGAGGGGGAGTGGGTCGAGGAGCTCACGCCCGACGCCCGCCAACTGTTCCGGTTCTCGGCGCTCACGTTCAACACGCACCTCATCCACTACGACCGGGCCTGGGCGCGCAACGTGGAGGGCCTGCCCGACCTGCTCGTGCACGGGCCGTTGACGCGCATCCTGCTGATGGACGCCGCCCGACGGCACACGCCCGAGCGCGTCCCCGCGCGTCTCGACGTGCGGGCGATCGCACCGGTGCTCGTCGACCGGCCGCTGCGTCTGGTCGGACACACCGCGCCCGACGGCATCCGCGTCACCGCCGTCGACGCCGACGATGTCGTGCTGGCCACCGCCGACATCACCTGGGCCTGA
- a CDS encoding MFS transporter, producing MTIPETDAPAPRRRHRIHPAWWVAAVAFVALLAAAGFRAAPGALMVPLNEDFGWSTSVMSLAVSVNLLLYGLTAPFAAALMDRFGVRQVVAIALLLVSLGAGGSILMTASWQLLIFWGLLIGLGTGSMALVFAATIANRWFVKRNGLVMGILTAGSATGQLIFLPPVAALAESSGWRPASLVIAAAALLAVPIVWFVLRDHPEDRGVLPYGADPDTHVPAVRATGGAAKRAIEGLVFASKHRSFWALAAAFAICGATTNGLIGIHFIPSAHDHGMPTTTAAGLLAVVGVFDIAGTIASGWLTDKFDPRKLLVAYYAFRGAALALLPWLLSDAVHPSMVLFIVIYGLDWVATVPPTAKLCREIFGDRGTIVFGWVFASHQIGAAIAALSAGLIRDGLGTYTYAWWGGAALCVIAAVLSIAVRRRLAPDAKAAPVAPRGSEVEPAPPGM from the coding sequence ATGACGATTCCCGAGACCGATGCTCCCGCCCCGCGCCGACGACACCGCATCCACCCGGCGTGGTGGGTCGCCGCCGTCGCGTTCGTGGCGCTGCTGGCCGCGGCCGGGTTCCGCGCCGCACCCGGCGCCCTGATGGTGCCGCTGAACGAGGACTTCGGCTGGTCGACGAGCGTGATGTCGCTCGCCGTGAGCGTCAACCTGCTGCTCTACGGCCTCACCGCCCCGTTCGCCGCCGCCCTCATGGACCGCTTCGGCGTGCGCCAGGTCGTCGCGATCGCGCTGCTGCTCGTGTCGCTCGGCGCTGGCGGCAGCATCCTGATGACCGCCTCCTGGCAGTTGCTGATCTTCTGGGGCCTCCTCATCGGACTCGGCACCGGATCGATGGCGCTCGTCTTCGCCGCCACGATCGCCAACCGGTGGTTCGTCAAGCGCAACGGCCTGGTGATGGGCATCCTCACCGCCGGCTCCGCGACCGGCCAGCTGATCTTCCTCCCACCCGTCGCCGCCCTCGCCGAGAGCAGCGGCTGGCGCCCGGCATCCCTCGTCATCGCCGCCGCCGCATTGCTCGCCGTGCCGATCGTCTGGTTCGTCCTGCGCGACCACCCCGAAGACCGCGGGGTACTCCCCTACGGCGCCGACCCCGACACCCACGTGCCCGCGGTGCGCGCGACCGGGGGCGCGGCGAAGCGGGCGATCGAGGGCCTCGTGTTCGCCTCGAAGCACCGGTCGTTCTGGGCGCTCGCAGCGGCGTTCGCGATCTGCGGTGCGACGACGAACGGACTCATCGGCATCCACTTCATCCCGTCGGCGCACGACCACGGCATGCCGACGACCACCGCCGCCGGGCTGCTCGCCGTCGTCGGCGTGTTCGATATCGCGGGCACGATCGCCTCGGGCTGGCTCACCGACAAGTTCGATCCGCGCAAACTGCTCGTCGCGTACTACGCCTTCCGCGGCGCGGCCCTCGCCCTGCTGCCCTGGCTGCTCTCCGACGCCGTGCACCCGAGCATGGTGCTGTTCATCGTGATCTACGGCCTCGACTGGGTGGCGACCGTGCCCCCGACCGCCAAACTCTGCCGCGAGATCTTCGGCGACCGCGGCACGATCGTCTTCGGATGGGTGTTCGCCTCGCATCAGATCGGCGCGGCGATCGCCGCCCTCTCGGCGGGCCTCATCCGCGACGGTCTCGGCACCTACACCTACGCCTGGTGGGGCGGCGCGGCGCTGTGCGTGATCGCCGCCGTGCTCTCGATCGCGGTTCGACGCCGGCTCGCGCCCGACGCGAAGGCCGCACCCGTCGCACCGCGCGGGTCCGAGGTCGAGCCCGCGCCGCCCGGGATGTGA
- a CDS encoding cupin domain-containing protein, whose amino-acid sequence MRVQRRGDNEHDWELYHGEGRIGIEWYFRQSTSLPTSVMMYRLEPGAEEGQHHHLDDDPTSCSPNSSDEMYIVTRGEVVITAGSDRRVLRVGDAFYAPEGMRHGVRNESDAVAELVLVFGPRGPHPFPQTGVEAFDAEGER is encoded by the coding sequence ATGCGCGTGCAGAGACGCGGCGACAACGAGCACGACTGGGAGCTGTACCACGGCGAGGGCCGGATCGGCATCGAGTGGTACTTCCGGCAATCGACGTCGCTGCCCACGTCGGTCATGATGTACCGGCTCGAGCCGGGGGCCGAGGAGGGGCAGCACCATCACCTCGACGACGACCCCACGAGCTGCTCGCCGAACAGCTCCGACGAGATGTACATCGTCACGCGCGGAGAGGTCGTGATCACGGCGGGTTCCGATCGCCGGGTTCTGCGGGTGGGTGACGCCTTCTACGCCCCCGAGGGCATGCGGCACGGGGTGCGCAACGAGTCGGATGCCGTCGCCGAGCTGGTGCTCGTGTTCGGGCCTCGCGGCCCGCATCCGTTCCCGCAGACCGGGGTCGAGGCGTTCGACGCGGAGGGTGAGCGGTAG
- a CDS encoding hydroxymethylglutaryl-CoA lyase, which yields MTATVPAPRVIREDGLPARVTVFEVGPRDGLQAETDIIPAAVKIQLCRRLYAAGSRDLEVTSFVPPTWIPQLADAEQVVSGLEVPAGARAVGLVPNLRGLQRAIDAGIREVSVVVSATESFAKANLNTTRAGAIDRAVEVIAAATAQGIPVRGYVSMAFGDPWEGSVDTDAVTEAARALHEAGARKIAISDTIGVATPGHTIAVIEEALDAGIPVEAIALHLHDTYGQSLANVHAALRLGVAEFDASVGGLGRCPYAKGATGNLATEDLVWMLHGLGIETGLDLEALAATTLWLSRIRTVRPASNVARAFAAAGLDTPEPAQEVTPA from the coding sequence ATGACCGCCACGGTCCCGGCGCCCCGGGTGATCCGCGAGGACGGGCTCCCCGCGCGCGTCACCGTGTTCGAGGTGGGTCCGCGCGACGGCCTGCAGGCCGAGACCGACATCATCCCCGCCGCCGTCAAGATCCAGCTCTGCCGTCGGCTGTACGCGGCCGGTAGCCGTGACCTCGAGGTCACGAGCTTCGTGCCGCCGACCTGGATCCCCCAGCTCGCCGACGCCGAGCAGGTCGTCTCCGGCCTCGAGGTGCCCGCGGGCGCCCGCGCCGTCGGGCTCGTGCCGAACCTCCGTGGCCTGCAGCGCGCGATCGACGCCGGCATCCGCGAGGTGTCGGTGGTCGTCAGCGCCACCGAGTCGTTCGCGAAGGCCAACCTCAACACCACTCGCGCAGGCGCCATCGACCGCGCGGTCGAGGTGATCGCCGCGGCGACCGCGCAGGGCATCCCCGTGCGCGGCTACGTCTCGATGGCCTTCGGCGACCCCTGGGAGGGGAGCGTCGACACGGATGCCGTCACCGAAGCCGCCCGCGCCCTGCACGAGGCCGGTGCCCGGAAGATCGCGATCAGCGACACGATCGGCGTCGCCACGCCCGGTCATACGATCGCGGTCATCGAGGAGGCGCTCGACGCCGGTATCCCCGTCGAGGCGATCGCCCTGCACCTGCACGACACCTACGGGCAGTCGCTCGCGAACGTGCACGCCGCCCTGCGACTGGGCGTTGCCGAGTTCGACGCGTCGGTCGGCGGGCTCGGCCGTTGCCCCTACGCCAAGGGCGCGACCGGTAATCTCGCGACGGAGGACCTCGTGTGGATGCTGCACGGCCTCGGCATCGAGACCGGACTCGATCTCGAAGCCCTGGCCGCCACCACGCTCTGGCTCTCCCGCATCCGCACCGTGCGGCCCGCGTCGAACGTGGCCCGCGCGTTCGCGGCCGCCGGACTCGACACCCCCGAACCCGCACAGGAGGTCACTCCCGCATGA
- a CDS encoding winged helix-turn-helix transcriptional regulator, which translates to MALRSDWSEEFCPIRRSLDVIGDPWVMLIIRDVMQGPRRFDTLRDNLSVSEAVLARRLRDLVEAGMLTRVEQDDPDGRTRQGYAATDAATELLPVLQQLAIWGERHTVTPVGGGHMALIHTVCGEETTQGQICSACGEELTADRMIWDRPWRPEAPALDPAGRLV; encoded by the coding sequence ATGGCGTTGCGATCTGACTGGTCGGAGGAGTTCTGCCCGATCCGGCGGTCGCTCGACGTGATCGGCGACCCGTGGGTGATGCTGATCATCCGCGACGTGATGCAGGGACCGCGGCGTTTCGACACCCTGCGCGACAACCTGAGTGTGTCGGAGGCGGTGCTCGCCCGGCGCCTGCGCGACCTCGTCGAGGCGGGGATGCTCACCCGCGTCGAGCAGGACGACCCCGACGGGCGCACGCGTCAGGGCTACGCCGCCACGGATGCCGCGACCGAGCTGCTGCCGGTCCTGCAGCAGCTCGCGATCTGGGGAGAGCGGCACACGGTCACCCCGGTCGGCGGCGGCCACATGGCGCTCATCCACACGGTCTGCGGCGAGGAGACGACCCAGGGTCAGATCTGCAGCGCCTGCGGCGAGGAGTTGACGGCCGACCGCATGATCTGGGACCGTCCCTGGCGCCCCGAGGCTCCGGCCCTCGACCCCGCCGGCCGGCTCGTCTGA
- a CDS encoding FMN-binding negative transcriptional regulator gives MRHNPDYALDDVETVRALVRENPWATIVSHVPGEGLVASHYPVLLEEDAEGISIVSHVGRPDERLHQLGRHETMVIVYGPQGYVSPSWYGTSPAVPTWDFAVAHLFGTPEILSDDENLAVLDRLVSWFESPLPDPYLMHRTLENTAYAERIVHGTVGFRLRATRIEAKEKMHQDKSPEVIARVVEALRNPGPYENPKLADRIADVNRDVLDGKEVTA, from the coding sequence GTGAGGCACAACCCCGATTACGCCCTCGACGACGTCGAGACCGTGCGCGCGCTCGTGCGCGAGAACCCGTGGGCGACGATCGTCAGCCACGTGCCCGGCGAGGGTCTCGTCGCCTCGCACTACCCGGTGCTGCTCGAAGAGGATGCCGAGGGCATCTCGATCGTGAGCCACGTCGGTCGCCCCGACGAGCGCCTGCACCAGCTCGGCCGGCACGAGACGATGGTGATCGTCTACGGACCCCAGGGCTACGTCTCGCCGAGCTGGTACGGCACCTCGCCGGCCGTGCCCACGTGGGACTTCGCCGTCGCGCACCTGTTCGGCACCCCCGAGATCCTCTCCGACGACGAGAACCTCGCGGTGCTCGACCGCCTCGTGAGCTGGTTCGAGAGCCCGCTGCCCGACCCGTACCTGATGCATCGCACGCTCGAGAACACCGCCTACGCCGAGCGCATCGTGCACGGCACCGTGGGCTTCCGCCTGCGGGCCACCCGCATCGAGGCCAAGGAGAAGATGCACCAGGACAAGTCCCCCGAGGTGATCGCGCGCGTCGTCGAGGCGCTGCGCAACCCCGGCCCCTATGAGAACCCGAAGCTCGCCGATCGCATCGCGGATGTGAACCGCGACGTCCTCGATGGAAAGGAAGTGACCGCATGA
- a CDS encoding alpha/beta fold hydrolase: MPYTDSADVRLYYEVFAGADAPADAPVLVLVSGGGAQLLSWDEEFIGILTAGGLRVVRFDNRDTGLSQLFGGADDVDGGYDLIDLAEDVLRVLDDLGVAKAHVAGHSMGGMMAQMLAIHHPERILSLGLLSTIPGQSRRWVAHGERPELAEAPVRVTREQAVAFTRTALEAAPVGRFDHQVEWHVRATGEAYDRGYYPEGFSRQWAALTRAPERLDALRSVTAPTFVFHGRDDDVLHWASAVDIAEAIPGAELQVHPDMGHLIPHELWPELAAGLLRTAARAEGRS, from the coding sequence ATGCCCTACACCGATTCCGCCGATGTGCGCCTGTACTACGAGGTGTTCGCCGGGGCCGATGCCCCCGCCGACGCCCCCGTGCTCGTGCTCGTCTCGGGCGGCGGCGCCCAGCTGCTCAGCTGGGACGAGGAGTTCATCGGCATCCTCACCGCCGGCGGCCTGCGGGTGGTGCGCTTCGACAACCGCGACACCGGACTCTCGCAGCTCTTCGGCGGGGCCGACGACGTCGACGGCGGCTACGACCTCATCGATCTGGCCGAGGACGTGCTGCGCGTGCTCGACGATCTGGGCGTCGCGAAGGCGCACGTCGCCGGGCACTCGATGGGCGGCATGATGGCGCAGATGCTCGCGATCCACCACCCCGAGCGCATCCTCAGCCTCGGGCTGCTGTCGACCATCCCGGGCCAGTCACGCCGCTGGGTCGCGCACGGCGAGCGCCCCGAGCTCGCCGAGGCGCCCGTGCGCGTCACGCGCGAGCAGGCCGTGGCGTTCACGCGCACAGCCCTCGAGGCCGCACCGGTCGGACGCTTCGACCACCAGGTCGAGTGGCACGTGCGCGCGACCGGCGAGGCCTACGACCGCGGCTACTACCCGGAGGGCTTCTCCCGGCAGTGGGCGGCGCTCACGCGCGCGCCCGAGCGCCTCGACGCCCTGCGGTCGGTGACCGCGCCCACGTTCGTCTTCCACGGCCGCGACGACGACGTGCTGCACTGGGCATCCGCCGTCGACATCGCCGAGGCGATCCCCGGCGCCGAACTGCAGGTGCACCCCGACATGGGGCACCTCATCCCCCACGAGCTGTGGCCCGAACTCGCGGCCGGACTCCTGCGCACCGCCGCGCGCGCCGAGGGTCGCAGCTGA
- a CDS encoding hydroxymethylglutaryl-CoA reductase, degradative, producing the protein MSINSRISGLRDHTPDERLALVAQGAELDADALGALRPDSGLSLAQADHMVENVVGLIAVPVGVATNFTIDGRDRLIPMATEEPSVVAAASNAARMARGHGGFTTSYTGDVMIAQIQVLDAIDPHGARFALLEAKDELLELANQQDPMLVSLGGGAFDISVRVLPTRAGVQVIVHLHVDVRDAMGANAVNTMAEAIAPRIAELAGTRTLLRILTNKAELRLTRARAVFDAELLGGPQVVDDIVAASAFAEADPYRAATHNKGIMNGITAVVLATGNDTRAVESGCHSHAARAGGYTALSQFEKDADGNLVGTIEVPLAVGLVGGATRAHPTAQASVKLLGVETARELASVIAAVGLAQNLAACRALAAEGIQRGHMTLHARTIAASAGADVDEIGAVAARIVADRRIRVEYAREVLAELRGGGAGA; encoded by the coding sequence ATGTCGATCAACAGCCGAATCTCCGGACTCCGCGATCACACCCCGGATGAGCGCCTCGCGCTCGTCGCGCAGGGTGCGGAGCTGGATGCGGATGCTCTGGGGGCGCTGCGCCCCGACAGCGGTCTCTCGCTCGCTCAGGCCGACCACATGGTCGAGAACGTCGTGGGTCTCATCGCGGTGCCGGTCGGTGTCGCCACGAACTTCACGATCGACGGACGCGACCGCCTGATCCCGATGGCCACCGAAGAGCCGAGCGTCGTCGCCGCCGCCTCGAACGCCGCCCGCATGGCCCGCGGTCACGGCGGCTTCACGACCTCGTACACGGGCGATGTGATGATCGCCCAGATCCAGGTGCTCGACGCGATCGACCCGCACGGCGCGCGCTTCGCCCTGCTCGAGGCGAAGGACGAGCTGCTCGAGCTCGCCAACCAGCAGGACCCGATGCTGGTCTCGCTCGGCGGCGGGGCGTTCGACATCTCGGTGCGCGTGCTCCCCACCCGCGCCGGAGTGCAGGTCATCGTGCACCTGCACGTCGACGTGCGCGATGCGATGGGCGCGAACGCGGTCAACACGATGGCCGAGGCGATCGCCCCGCGTATCGCCGAGCTCGCCGGCACCCGCACACTGCTGCGCATCCTCACCAACAAGGCCGAGCTGCGCCTCACCCGCGCCCGTGCCGTGTTCGACGCCGAGCTGCTGGGCGGTCCCCAGGTCGTCGACGACATCGTCGCCGCGAGCGCGTTCGCCGAGGCCGACCCCTACCGTGCCGCCACGCACAACAAGGGCATCATGAACGGCATCACCGCGGTCGTGCTCGCCACCGGCAACGACACCCGCGCGGTCGAGTCGGGCTGCCACTCGCACGCCGCCCGCGCCGGCGGATACACGGCGCTGTCGCAGTTCGAGAAGGATGCCGACGGCAACCTCGTCGGCACGATCGAGGTGCCCCTCGCCGTCGGGCTCGTCGGCGGTGCCACCCGCGCGCACCCCACCGCGCAGGCGTCCGTGAAGCTGCTCGGCGTCGAGACCGCCCGCGAGCTGGCGAGCGTCATCGCCGCCGTCGGCCTCGCCCAGAACCTCGCCGCCTGCCGGGCGCTCGCCGCCGAGGGCATCCAGCGCGGACACATGACCCTGCACGCGCGCACGATCGCGGCATCCGCGGGTGCCGACGTCGACGAGATCGGCGCGGTCGCCGCCCGGATCGTCGCCGACCGCCGCATCCGCGTGGAGTACGCCCGCGAGGTGCTCGCCGAACTGCGCGGGGGCGGGGCCGGCGCATGA